In one window of Nicotiana tabacum cultivar K326 chromosome 12, ASM71507v2, whole genome shotgun sequence DNA:
- the LOC107806224 gene encoding protein FATTY ACID EXPORT 5-like, with amino-acid sequence MHDFCFTIPYGLILVCGGIIGYFKKGSTASLAGGLGTGFLLILAGYLSLQAFHKRKNSYFALILETACAAVLTWVMGQRYMQTSKIMPAGVVAGISVVMTGFYLYKITTGGNHFPSKAE; translated from the exons ATGcatgatttttgcttcacaaTCCCATATGGTTTAATTCTTGTATGTGGTGGTATTATAGGATATTTCAAGAAAGGAAGCACAGCTTCACTGGCTGGAGGTTTGGGTActggatttttgctcattttagcTGGTTACTTGAGTCTTCAAGCATTTCACAAGCGCAAAAATTCTTACTTTGCCTTGATTCTTGAAACTG CTTGTGCTGCCGTGTTAACATGGGTCATGGGACAGCGGTACATGCAGACTTCAAAGATAATGCCAGCTGGCGTTGTTGCTGGTATCAG TGTGGTAATGACTGGATTTTACCTGTATAAGATCACCACCGGTGGAAATCATTTCCCGTCTAAAGCCGAGTAA
- the LOC107806225 gene encoding vacuolar protein sorting-associated protein 22 homolog 1 — MRRRPGIGGLQNAAAARDQYRLLGENVAKLRTDLMKEQLATFRSQLEDFARKHKNDIRKNPAFRAQFHEMCAKVGVDPLASNKGFWAELLGIGDFYYELGVQIIEVCLATRPHNGGLISLDDLCKLLGRRRKAARETISEDDCLRAISKLKVLGSGYEVITVGKRKLVRSVPTELNKDHNEILELAQGLREVRCHSHRSSFAFDEVQRRLTWSLGRATDALETLLEEGLAMIDDGHIDGRRRYWFPCVSSISSYVGADTL; from the exons ATGAGGCGGAGACCGGGAATCGGAGGTTTGCAGAACGCTGCGGCGGCTAGA GATCAATATCGATTGCTAGGGGAAAATGTGGCGAAATTGAGAACTGATCTTATGAAAGAGCAGCTCGCTACGTTTCGCTCTCAGCTTGAAGACTTTGCTCGCAAACACAAG AATGACATTCGCAAGAATCCTGCATTCAGGGCACAGTTCCACGAGATGTGTGCTAAAGTTGGAGTAGATCCGCTAGCATCAAACAAGGGTTTCTGGGCAGAATTATTGGGGATTGGCGACTTCTATTATGAACTTG GGGTACAGATCATTGAAGTATGCTTGGCTACCAGACCCCACAACGGAGGTTTGATAAGCTTGGATGATCTTTGTAAACTGCTTGGTCGGAGACGTAAAGCTGCTCGTGAGACAATATCTGAGGATGACTGCTTGCGGGCTATTAGCAAGCTGAAG GTATTAGGTAGTGGTTATGAGGTGATTACAGTGGGAAAGAGAAAGCTTGTTAGATCTGTCCCTACTGAACTGAATAAGGATCACAATGAAATTTTAGAGCTGGCCCAG GGGCTAAGGGAGGTGAGGTGCCACTCTCATCGTTCATCTTTCGCATTTGATGAAGTACAAAGACGCCTAACCTGGTCTTTAGGTCGTGCAACTGATGCGCTTGAAACACTGTTAGAG GAAGGACTTGCCATGATTGATGATGGTCACATAGATGGCAGACGTCGATACTGGTTCCCCTGTGTGTCCTCTATCTCCTCCTATGTAGGGGCGGACACTCTTTAG
- the LOC142167374 gene encoding uncharacterized protein LOC142167374: protein MFVVNNDDFHRNFRDLVDTDRPCLVALLETRMRAHASLLNNFNFTEMIEVPVEGQSGGMAILYDHNLITVNNFTRRGQEIHVMIKVLPFRFSWLLSTIYASIDIHARDIMWEKLTNISNSYKGGWLVGGDFNDITMSSKRFRGRTVSISRTSSIWNYINKCRLMDLGYKGSKFTWSNHRKRLKGLIIERLDHFFANEEWANLFSNATVTHLPKTYSDHKPLLLNLNSFSHEALHKPFRSENIWCTYSDFVNLVRNNWLNSNLLEATHRFTINVSNWSKETFGDNFRKKKRILARLKGIQNSHNYVYSLFLQNLEFSLKEEFNNIFKLEEDCWRLRSRIFWLSDGDANTTFFHITASNGRRRRRRRNHISFFKDDQGNWIDKQRDILTHAQSFFVKSFKTSYCLTNKTDDISDLVNFDSLDLSPLSDSELPMQTSPLNHRKCLDQMVVDIQEGEGTGDPA, encoded by the coding sequence ATGTTCGTGGTGAACAATGACGATTTTCATCGTAACTTTAGGGACCTTGTTGATACTGATAGGCCTTGCCTAGTTGCTCTCCTTGAAACTAGGATGAGAGCACATGCTTCACttctaaataattttaatttcacCGAAATGATTGAAGTTCCCGTTGAAGGTCAATCTGGGGGTATGGCCATACTTTACGATCACAACTTGATCACTGTTAACAATTTCACGAGGAGGGGTCAGGAGATACATGTAATGATAAAGGTACTCCCTTTTCGTTTTTCTTGGTTATTAAGCACTATATATGCCAGTATAGATATACATGCAAGAGATATTATGTGGGAAAAACTAACCAATATCTCTAATAGTTATAAAGGAGGTTGGTTAGTAGGAGGGGATTTTAATGATATTACCATGTCATCCAAAAGATTTAGAGGCAGAACTGTTAGCATTTCTAGAACATCTAGTATTTGGAATTACATTAACAAATGTAGGCTAATGGACTTAGGTTACAAAGGTAGCAAATTTACTTGGTCAAATCATAGGAAAAGGCTTAAGGGTCTAATTATTGAAAGACTTGACCATTTCTTTGCTAATGAAGAATGGGCTAACTTATTTTCTAATGCTACAGTGACGCACCTACCAAAAACCTATTCtgatcataaacctcttctcttaaACCTTAACTCTTTTTCCCATGAAGCACTTCATAAGCCTTTTAGGTCAGAAAATATTTGGTGCACATATTCTGATTTTGTTAATTTGGTGCGCAACAACTGGCTCAATTCTAATCTTTTAGAAGCCACTCATAGATTCACAATTAATGTCTCCAATTGGAGTAAGGAGACCTTTGGTGACAATTTTaggaaaaagaagagaattttgGCTCGTCTCAAGGGTATTCAAAATTCTCATAACTATGTTTATAGCTTATTTCTCCAAAACCTGGAATTCTCCCTTAAGGAAGAATTCAATAATATCTTTAAACTAGAAGAGGACTGTTGGAGACTTAGATCACGAATTTTCTGGCTCAGTGATGGGGATGCTAACACTACATTTTTTCATATAACTGCTTCtaatggaagaagaagaagaagaagaagaaatcacaTTAGTTTCTTTAAAGATGACCAAGGGAATTGGATTGATAAACAAAGAGATATCCTTACTCATGCACAAAGTTTCTTTGTAAAGTCCTTCAAAACCTCCTACTGTCTTACTAATAAAACTGATGACATTAGTGACCTAGTCAATTTTGACTCCTTAGACCTCTCCCCTCTTTCAGATAGTGAATTACCAATGCAAACTTCTCCTTTAAACCATAGAAAATGCCTGGATCAGATG